A window of Echeneis naucrates chromosome 13, fEcheNa1.1, whole genome shotgun sequence contains these coding sequences:
- the nyap2a gene encoding neuronal tyrosine-phosphorylated phosphoinositide-3-kinase adapter 2 — MTSQEEASSFERFFHYVEDSGLRTYDSLVIQNASDIARESDRVRNQTNWTYLQEKHQKKRRQEEAIKRIGEDVAMATDGAYSGKHFRMGFMTMPAPQDRLPPPSQGFSVRSQSLHSVGGGDDDSNQNRKQPPPKPKRDPNTKLSSSSEMVNGGSGGARRDHQETKEMAEQAEARCPLYTDDYKKMPPPKPKRNPNTQLSTSFDESYMHNHGNKKSSLKWEKSSSQSHSPASRDTDDEEPVYIEMVGNILQEMKGSVEDEQSESVYEEMKYPMLEDFLQDTPSTIMDPDAWSRGSLCDIPPPFPNLLTHRPPLLVFPPAPAQCSPNSDESPLTPLDVTRLPMLDNVSYSKSGGTEQLQCSTHHRKERDRDPPPTPTITSSGRSSAPPLPSNPYKSSGHGGHGYPRSQSACPSPVSMGRSLTPLSLKRPPPYDALMAGGSMPRSSSSSSSSSHRAGEGGAKLSNSSSTHGSMQNVSMRSQTPTSPLDEFNNLFASGRQAVKRGSGSRKSRGGEGDCRSLPRHNSKDRDGQSSPVSSRMGRSSVSPTMMLSGGGGGGGESKSACKLGRSASTSGVPSPGGTPQRHLQETHHPALSQMPWLCGDATMMEMIERKRVLCREIKARQRPEKNLCKQDSMPILPSWKRKQPPPYSSPPTTTSHTVFWDTAI, encoded by the exons ATGACATCTCAGGAGGAGGCATCTTCCTTTGAGAGGTTTTTTCACTACGTGGAGGACAGTGGACTTAGAACATATGATAGTCTGGTGATCCAAAACGCCTCAGACATTGCCAGAGAGAGTGATCGCGTTCGTAACCAAACCAACTGGACCTACCTGCaggaaaaacatcagaaaaagagACGTCAGGAAGAAGCCATTAAGAG GATTGGTGAAgatgttgccatggcaacagatgGGGCATACTCTGGGAAACACTTTAGGATGGGTTTCATGACAATGCCAGCACCGCAGGACCGGCTCCCCCCCCCAAGTCAGGGTTTTTCTGTTCGATCCCAGTCCCTCCACTCTGTTGGTGGAGGAGACGATGACTCAAACCAGAACCGAAAACAACCCCCACCCAAACCGAAGAGAGACCCCAACACCAAACTAAGCAGCAGTTCTGAGATGGTGAATGGAGGCTCTGGAGGTGCCAGGAGAGACCACCAAGAGACCAAAGAGATGGCGGAGCAGGCAGAGG CTCGATGTCCTCTGTACACTGATGACTACAAGAAGATGCCTCCACCTAAACCGAAGAGGAACCCAAACACTCAGCTCAGCACCTCCTTCGATGAGTCTTACATGCATAACCATGGAAACAAGAAGTCTTCCTTGAAATGGGAAAAATCTTCATCCCAGAGTCATAGTCCAGCATCTAGGGACACTGACGATGAGGAGCCAGTTTACATTGAGATGGTTGGAAACATTCTGCAAGAGATGAAAGGTTCAGTGGAAGATGAGCAGAGCGAGTCAGTATATGAGGAGATGAAGTACCCCATGTTGGAAGATTTCCTGCAGGACACTCCCTCCACCATCATGGACCCTGATGCCTGGTCCCGTGGATCTCTCTGTGAcatccccccccccttccccaacCTGCTGACTCACCGGCCGCCGCTTCTTGTCTTCCCCCCTGCCCCCGCTCAGTGCTCCCCCAATTCTGATGAATCACCCCTCACACCTTTAGATGTCACCCGGCTCCCTATGTTAGATAATGTCTCTTACAGCAAGTCAGGTGGTACTGAACAGCTGCAGTGTTCCACCCACCACCGCAAAGAACGAGACCGAGAcccaccacccacccccaccaTCACGTCCTCAGGCCGCTCCTCAGCTCCGCCCCTCCCCTCCAACCCCTACAAATCCTCTGGCCACGGTGGTCATGGTTACCCACGCAGCCAATCAGCATGTCCATCTCCCGTCAGCATGGGTCGCTCTTTGACGCCTCTCAGCTTGAAGAGGCCACCACCATACGATGCTCTGATGGCTGGAGGAAGTATGCCACGCTCATCATCTtcgtcttcatcatcctcacaCAGGGCAGGGGAGGGTGGGGCTAAACTCAGTAACTCCTCCTCTACCCACGGCTCCATGCAAAATGTGTCAATGAGGTCACAGACCCCAACAAGCCCACTGGATGAATTCAACAACCTGTTTGCCTCAGGTAGACAGGCAGTGAAAAGAGGCTCGGGAAGCAGGAAGAGCCGGGGAGGTGAAG GAGACTGTAGATCTCTGCCTAGACATAACAGTaaagacagagatggacagtccagtccagtctcCAGCAGAATGGGGAGATCGTCTGTCAGTCCCACCATGATGCTGtctggagggggaggaggaggaggag AATCAAAGTCTGCTTGTAAACTTGGCCGTTCAGCCTCAACATCAGGAGTACCTTCACCTGGCGGAACGCCACAACGACACCTGCAAGAAACGCATCACCCTGCCCTCAGTCAG ATGCCGTGGTTATGTGGAGATGCTACCATGATGGAGATGATCGAAAGAAAAAGGGTTTTGTGTCGAGAGATCAAAGCTCGGCAACGGCCAGAGAAGAACCTGTGTAAACAGGACAGTATGCCCATCCTGCCCAGTTGGAAGAGGAAACAGCCACCGCCATATTCAAGCCCACCGACCACCACCAGCCACACAGTGTTTTGGGACACTGCCATTTGA